A single window of Paenibacillus sp. FSL H8-0537 DNA harbors:
- a CDS encoding helix-turn-helix domain-containing protein: protein MNIVVVSDDKSLFTDTKQCVLNDEVGIIHLSDIEYLQPIISYMDVLAVIWCSSNFAGNSVKTYMELAGNWNCPVLILGEALTSNHFPKMESNRKNIMIKNYSTNPMRRDHLKHFIQMLDNNHKKMEGDIEISPHIILSTDFQLLLTEGNFIPLPGKEFELLMFFVKNRYRFVSIQHILLTIWDEYTTPENARQYIYKLRCKLRSEKHPSDIIIYKKGMGYMLLDNKTQGIMSHLANYRSRVQS, encoded by the coding sequence ATGAATATTGTGGTAGTTAGTGATGATAAAAGTCTCTTCACGGATACTAAGCAGTGTGTCTTGAATGATGAAGTCGGCATCATCCATCTTAGTGATATCGAGTATTTGCAGCCTATTATTTCATATATGGATGTTTTGGCAGTCATATGGTGTAGTTCTAATTTTGCTGGGAACAGTGTTAAAACATATATGGAGCTTGCTGGAAACTGGAACTGTCCTGTATTGATTTTAGGGGAAGCGCTTACATCAAATCATTTCCCAAAAATGGAATCTAATCGTAAAAATATTATGATTAAAAACTACAGTACGAACCCTATGCGTAGGGATCACCTTAAACATTTTATTCAAATGTTAGATAACAATCATAAAAAGATGGAAGGAGACATTGAAATATCTCCTCATATCATTTTGAGCACTGACTTTCAATTGTTATTAACTGAAGGGAACTTTATTCCTTTGCCTGGTAAAGAGTTCGAATTACTAATGTTTTTTGTAAAGAATAGGTATCGTTTTGTTAGTATTCAACACATTTTACTTACGATCTGGGATGAATATACGACCCCTGAGAACGCTAGGCAGTATATCTATAAATTACGGTGCAAGCTTCGCAGCGAAAAGCATCCCTCAGATATAATCATTTATAAAAAAGGTATGGGTTATATGCTACTAGATAATAAGACACAGGGTATTATGTCTCATTTGGCAAATTATCGATCCAGAGTTCAATCATAA
- a CDS encoding N-acetyltransferase — protein sequence MELKIASNVYGHQTVSFFNSYLRRDNDAIYSFEFFCPDGVKAAIGRKQILLALDNQRIVGALRFYKKKSGVISLYQFAIDEAYRKQNLLVAMLEMIKVSSVESLCPINSTFNDYYRKSGWSLSGQFKNLNRWTYG from the coding sequence ATGGAACTCAAAATTGCATCGAATGTATATGGTCATCAAACAGTATCATTTTTCAATTCATATTTACGTCGAGATAACGATGCAATTTATTCGTTTGAATTTTTTTGTCCTGATGGGGTAAAGGCTGCTATAGGCAGAAAACAGATTCTTTTGGCTCTAGATAATCAAAGAATCGTTGGGGCTTTACGTTTTTATAAGAAAAAAAGCGGTGTCATATCACTTTATCAATTTGCTATTGATGAAGCATATAGAAAACAAAACTTACTTGTTGCAATGCTAGAAATGATCAAGGTGAGCAGTGTCGAATCCTTATGCCCTATCAATTCTACATTCAATGACTACTATAGAAAATCAGGATGGTCTTTATCAGGTCAATTTAAGAACTTAAACCGATGGACATATGGATGA
- a CDS encoding nucleotidyltransferase family protein produces MSDVKKKVVGVYLAAGSSKRMGTSKQSLDLGGGIRLAGVALMQALNAGLYCVVVVVRKADELDWLTEEAFLHIERGRCRIEVCEDSEFGMAHSLRKGIQVAEEMDADGVLVILADQPFIDSEMLAHLTDVFSKEDDYDYIASGDKGIPKPPVILGRRMWAAVASLEGDVGARSLFRLPMYHGRILAEENLLKFMDIDTMERYEKAKKIFRGSINKFE; encoded by the coding sequence GTGAGTGATGTGAAGAAGAAGGTTGTTGGTGTATATTTGGCGGCAGGTAGCAGCAAGCGAATGGGGACGTCGAAGCAGTCGTTGGATTTAGGTGGAGGAATTCGCCTTGCCGGCGTTGCCTTGATGCAAGCACTTAATGCCGGACTGTATTGTGTGGTTGTTGTAGTACGTAAAGCTGATGAACTGGATTGGTTGACTGAAGAAGCTTTTTTGCATATTGAAAGGGGACGGTGTCGGATTGAGGTATGTGAGGATTCTGAATTCGGCATGGCACATTCATTGCGCAAGGGCATCCAAGTGGCTGAAGAGATGGACGCAGATGGTGTTTTAGTCATTTTGGCGGATCAGCCTTTCATAGATAGTGAAATGCTAGCTCACCTTACGGATGTGTTTAGTAAGGAAGATGACTATGATTATATAGCCAGTGGGGATAAGGGGATACCGAAGCCTCCGGTTATTTTGGGGCGAAGGATGTGGGCAGCGGTTGCCTCTTTGGAAGGGGACGTAGGGGCACGCTCTTTGTTTCGCTTACCGATGTACCATGGACGAATCTTGGCAGAGGAAAACCTATTAAAATTTATGGATATAGACACAATGGAACGATATGAAAAGGCGAAAAAAATCTTCAGGGGTAGCATCAATAAGTTTGAGTAA
- a CDS encoding IS1182 family transposase, translating into MISNQQTLNLSPYVGIYDIVVPKDNMLRQIIDLVDFSFVHEELQNKYCLDNGRNAVPPIRMFKYLLLKSIFDVSDVDVVERSKYDMSFKYFLDMAPEDGVINSSSLTKFRKLRLKDVNLLDILIQKTVAIALEKEIIKSTAIIVDATHSKARYNQKSPKEILMEKSKLLRKAVYQMDEKMKDKFPSKTTTNKLEDELDYCRKVIQAVEKEEKIREYPKVKEKLNYLKEIVEDHEEHLQFANDPDARLGHKTADSSFFGYKTHLAMNEERIITAAVITTGEKNDGKQLQTLIEKSHDTGMKIDTVIGDAAYSEKDNIQYANHNELQLISKLNPNITQGTRKKEEEFEFNKDAGMYVCKAGHMAIQRARTGKKGMNNNQKNTYMFDIEKCKVCPMKDGCYKEGAKSKTYSVTIKSTEHKEHEAFQNSDDFKEKSKERYKIEAKNSELKHRHGYDVASSSGLVGMQMQGAMAIFSVNLKRIITLMKDSK; encoded by the coding sequence ATGATTTCAAATCAACAAACTCTTAACCTCAGCCCGTATGTGGGAATTTACGATATAGTTGTACCTAAAGATAATATGCTCCGCCAAATTATTGACCTTGTTGATTTTTCTTTTGTCCATGAAGAATTACAAAATAAATATTGCCTTGATAACGGTCGCAATGCAGTACCTCCTATACGTATGTTCAAATATTTATTATTGAAATCTATTTTCGATGTATCCGATGTGGATGTTGTAGAACGATCGAAATATGACATGTCTTTTAAATATTTCTTGGATATGGCGCCGGAAGATGGCGTCATTAATTCGAGTTCTTTAACGAAGTTTCGAAAACTTCGTTTGAAAGATGTAAACCTACTAGACATACTTATTCAAAAAACAGTAGCGATTGCATTGGAAAAAGAAATCATAAAAAGTACCGCGATTATTGTAGACGCCACACATTCAAAAGCGCGTTACAATCAAAAATCACCCAAAGAGATTTTAATGGAGAAGTCCAAGCTGCTACGAAAAGCCGTTTATCAAATGGATGAAAAGATGAAAGATAAATTCCCTTCAAAAACAACAACAAACAAATTGGAAGATGAATTGGACTATTGCCGAAAAGTCATTCAGGCTGTGGAAAAGGAAGAAAAGATTCGCGAATACCCAAAAGTAAAAGAAAAGCTGAACTATTTAAAAGAAATCGTAGAAGATCACGAAGAGCATCTTCAATTCGCAAATGATCCGGATGCACGTTTAGGTCACAAAACAGCCGACTCCTCTTTCTTCGGATATAAAACACATCTTGCAATGAATGAAGAACGAATCATTACAGCAGCGGTGATTACGACGGGTGAAAAGAATGATGGAAAACAACTTCAAACTCTCATCGAAAAAAGTCATGACACAGGTATGAAGATCGATACCGTTATTGGAGATGCAGCCTATTCTGAAAAAGATAATATTCAGTATGCCAATCACAACGAATTACAATTAATATCAAAATTAAACCCTAATATCACACAAGGAACTCGTAAAAAAGAAGAGGAATTTGAGTTTAATAAAGATGCAGGTATGTACGTTTGTAAAGCTGGACATATGGCGATTCAAAGAGCGCGCACAGGTAAGAAAGGTATGAATAATAACCAAAAGAATACCTACATGTTTGACATTGAAAAATGCAAAGTATGTCCAATGAAAGACGGGTGCTATAAAGAAGGTGCGAAAAGTAAAACCTATTCTGTAACCATCAAATCCACCGAACATAAGGAACATGAGGCATTTCAAAATAGTGATGATTTCAAGGAGAAATCGAAAGAACGTTATAAAATTGAAGCGAAAAACAGTGAACTCAAGCATAGACACGGGTATGATGTTGCATCGTCCTCGGGTCTTGTTGGCATGCAAATGCAAGGTGCCATGGCCATATTTTCTGTTAATCTCAAGCGAATCATTACACTCATGAAAGATTCAAAGTAA
- a CDS encoding alpha/beta hydrolase translates to MMKKILIILLKIFGAIVIVFALFIATVFIINAFSNKSEEGKIKPYGQFVAVDGKNMNVLIQGKGEETVVLLPGYGTPAPALDFKPLIDELSPFYKVVVIEPFGYGLSDVTEKERTTENMVSEVHEALQQLDIHRYTLMGHSISGIYGLDYVNKYPNEVSAFVGIESSVPTQGGTDDPFPTETYKLLKKSGFYRLLMKLAPDQLLAPDVDDETREQIRMLSLKNTFNPNNLNEGENFGPNFKATESLFFPKDLPVIFFLQANDTETKNWIPLHEEQIKNSVHGKVMTFEGEHYLHYTRSKEIVENFRGFMNEIK, encoded by the coding sequence ATGATGAAAAAAATATTAATCATTTTGCTCAAAATATTCGGAGCCATAGTTATCGTTTTTGCATTATTTATTGCCACTGTTTTTATTATTAATGCATTTAGCAACAAATCGGAGGAAGGGAAAATAAAACCCTATGGCCAGTTTGTAGCGGTTGACGGGAAAAACATGAATGTGCTGATTCAAGGAAAAGGCGAAGAAACGGTGGTATTACTTCCTGGATATGGAACGCCAGCCCCGGCCCTTGATTTTAAACCGCTAATCGATGAGCTATCTCCATTTTACAAAGTCGTCGTAATTGAGCCTTTCGGTTATGGTTTAAGTGACGTAACTGAAAAAGAGCGTACCACTGAAAATATGGTTAGTGAAGTTCATGAAGCATTACAGCAACTTGATATTCATCGTTACACGCTCATGGGTCACTCTATTTCAGGGATTTACGGACTGGATTATGTGAACAAATATCCAAACGAAGTAAGTGCCTTTGTCGGGATTGAAAGCAGCGTTCCAACGCAAGGCGGTACGGATGATCCATTCCCGACAGAAACGTATAAACTGCTTAAAAAATCAGGGTTCTACCGATTGTTAATGAAATTGGCCCCTGACCAACTGCTTGCACCCGACGTTGATGATGAAACCAGAGAACAAATTAGAATGCTTTCACTCAAAAATACGTTTAATCCGAACAACCTGAATGAAGGCGAAAATTTCGGGCCTAATTTCAAAGCAACTGAGAGCTTGTTCTTCCCCAAAGATCTTCCTGTTATTTTCTTTTTACAAGCAAATGATACTGAAACGAAAAATTGGATACCTCTTCATGAGGAGCAAATAAAAAATTCGGTACATGGAAAAGTGATGACATTTGAAGGAGAGCACTATTTGCACTATACCCGATCAAAAGAAATCGTGGAAAATTTCAGGGGATTTATGAATGAAATAAAATAA
- a CDS encoding serine hydrolase domain-containing protein, which yields MKTGVDARVKPREETKKKMSMRTARKRNTLAAVTLILTILAPMSAMAAPTAMNNNSNLTYETTKNTVIEKAKLLTETYGTTSLQYALIDGGEIVVSGQTGKNDINDKVPLTSNTIYGIGSTSKMMLTATVMKLVDEGKIDLDVPVVNYIPDFKMKDNRYKKITPRMLLNHSSGFLGGSFSNATLYGDNDTYSHDTFLEQLANQNLKADPGAYSVYSNDGFTLAEILVERVSGIAFTAFIHKYFTEPLDMNHTKTPQDVVDPAEMAGIYSPFYEGQLPKENYNIIATGGIYSTAEDLVKFSQIFSGQVEGILSSKSVEAMAQEEYKRGMWPEDSDTFMSYGLGWDSVNMFPFNEYGIKAVMKGGDTLSYQSSLVVLPEYNMAAAVISSGGSSLTNQFIANELLLSALEEKDMITERKSEKSFGVPVKADIPKGMSKYAGIYGGNNSVMNIKINTAGQMTVSTLAAPNNPAQKYTYTADGTFVNDEGTEKLKFVVEKNGNTYLWSRSYISIPGLGQLAFSEYKAEKLKANELSKETNASWKKRDGKKYYLVNEKYTSMVYLNASSILAIHINKENPGYMSNNKIIGANEAVNPLQIPGTAGRDTMDIHFSKKNGGEYLTALGYVYASEELVKPLHSGKQSATTIQADGYAKWFSVPTTVKGKVMTVKMPANGAFAVYDQTGICINHTVVSGKNEVVLPENGRIVFAGEAGSKFEISLKK from the coding sequence ATGAAGACAGGAGTAGATGCTAGAGTGAAACCAAGAGAGGAAACAAAAAAGAAGATGAGTATGAGGACAGCAAGAAAAAGGAATACTTTAGCTGCTGTGACTCTCATACTGACGATACTTGCTCCAATGTCTGCAATGGCCGCACCGACTGCCATGAATAACAACAGCAACCTTACGTATGAGACAACGAAGAACACCGTGATCGAAAAAGCCAAATTACTAACCGAGACGTACGGCACGACGAGTCTGCAATATGCGCTCATCGATGGTGGAGAGATTGTGGTGTCCGGTCAAACCGGCAAGAACGATATAAACGACAAGGTACCACTTACTTCGAACACGATCTATGGCATCGGTTCAACCAGTAAAATGATGCTTACAGCCACTGTAATGAAGCTGGTTGACGAAGGCAAGATCGATTTGGATGTGCCTGTTGTGAATTATATCCCTGACTTTAAAATGAAAGATAACCGTTACAAGAAGATTACCCCCCGTATGTTGCTGAATCATTCCTCCGGTTTTCTGGGCGGCTCATTCAGCAATGCCACCTTGTACGGAGATAATGACACGTATTCACATGATACGTTTCTGGAGCAATTGGCGAATCAAAACCTGAAGGCAGATCCCGGCGCATACTCAGTCTACAGCAACGATGGCTTTACGTTAGCCGAGATTCTGGTCGAAAGAGTTAGCGGCATCGCTTTTACCGCATTTATACACAAATATTTTACAGAGCCTTTGGATATGAACCATACCAAAACACCACAGGATGTGGTTGACCCGGCAGAAATGGCGGGAATCTATTCCCCTTTTTATGAGGGACAACTTCCAAAAGAGAATTATAATATCATCGCTACTGGAGGTATATATTCCACCGCTGAAGATCTTGTGAAATTTTCACAAATCTTCTCAGGACAGGTCGAAGGCATTCTTTCCAGTAAGTCGGTAGAAGCTATGGCGCAAGAAGAGTATAAAAGAGGCATGTGGCCAGAGGATAGCGATACGTTTATGTCTTACGGGTTAGGGTGGGATAGTGTGAACATGTTCCCATTCAACGAATACGGCATTAAGGCTGTTATGAAAGGTGGAGATACGCTATCTTATCAGTCTTCATTAGTGGTACTCCCGGAATACAACATGGCTGCAGCAGTTATCTCTTCAGGCGGGTCAAGCTTAACCAATCAATTCATTGCGAATGAATTATTACTCAGCGCACTTGAGGAAAAGGACATGATTACAGAACGGAAATCGGAAAAATCATTTGGCGTACCAGTGAAGGCAGATATACCTAAGGGAATGTCCAAGTACGCTGGTATATATGGCGGCAATAATTCGGTTATGAATATCAAAATAAATACGGCAGGACAAATGACTGTATCCACACTTGCAGCTCCGAATAATCCGGCTCAAAAATACACATATACAGCAGATGGTACTTTTGTTAACGACGAGGGTACAGAAAAGCTGAAATTCGTTGTGGAGAAAAATGGGAATACCTACCTGTGGTCTCGATCTTATATATCCATTCCAGGACTTGGACAGCTGGCTTTCTCAGAATATAAGGCGGAGAAGCTTAAAGCCAATGAATTATCCAAGGAGACTAACGCCTCATGGAAAAAACGCGACGGTAAAAAATATTACCTAGTGAATGAGAAATACACATCAATGGTCTATCTCAATGCTTCATCGATCCTGGCTATTCATATTAATAAAGAGAATCCAGGGTATATGTCCAATAATAAGATTATTGGAGCAAACGAAGCAGTCAATCCATTGCAAATTCCAGGTACTGCCGGACGTGATACGATGGACATTCATTTTTCTAAAAAGAACGGAGGAGAGTATCTTACAGCCTTAGGTTATGTATACGCCAGTGAGGAACTTGTGAAACCACTCCATTCGGGTAAACAATCCGCAACAACTATTCAAGCAGATGGATATGCCAAATGGTTTTCGGTACCAACGACTGTGAAAGGAAAAGTCATGACAGTGAAAATGCCTGCAAATGGCGCCTTTGCTGTATATGACCAGACGGGTATTTGTATTAATCACACCGTGGTCAGCGGTAAGAATGAGGTTGTCTTACCAGAAAATGGCCGCATTGTATTTGCAGGTGAGGCTGGCTCCAAATTTGAAATTTCATTGAAAAAGTAA